The following coding sequences lie in one Zonotrichia leucophrys gambelii isolate GWCS_2022_RI chromosome 4A, RI_Zleu_2.0, whole genome shotgun sequence genomic window:
- the RAP2C gene encoding ras-related protein Rap-2c: MREYKVVVLGSGGVGKSALTVQFVTGTFIEKYDPTIEDFYRKEIEVDSSPSVLEILDTAGTEQFASMRDLYIKNGQGFILVYSLVNQQSFQDIKPMRDQIVRVKRYEKVPLILVGNKVDLESEREVPSAEGRALAQEWGCPFMETSAKSKTMVDELFAEIVRQMNYASLPEKQDQCCTTCIVQ, encoded by the exons ATGCGGGAGTACaaggtggtggtgctgggcagcGGGGGGGTGGGGAAGTCCGCCCTGACGGTGCAGTTTGTCACCGGGACCTTCATCGAGAAGTACGACCCCACCATTGAGGACTTCTACCGCAAGGAGATCGAGGTGGACTCGTCGCCCTCGGTGCTGGAGATCCTGGACACGGCGGGCACCGAGCAGTTCGCCTCCATGCGCGACCTCTACATCAAGAACGGGCAGGGATTCATCCTCGTCTACAGCCTGGTGAACCAGCAGTCCTTCCAG GACATCAAGCCCATGAGGGACCAGATTGTCCGGGTGAAGAGATACGAGAAGGTTCCTCTGATCCTGGTGGGGAATAAAGTGGATCTGGAGTCGGAGAGGGAAGTCCCGTCTGCAgaaggcagagccctggctcAGGAGTGGGGCTGTCCCTTCATGGAGACGTCAGCCAAGAGCAAAACGATGGTGGATGAACTGTTTGCTGAGATCGTCAGGCAAATGAACTATGCCTCCCTGCCTGAGAAACAAGATCAATGTTGTACAACTTGCATCGTCCAGTGA